In Strigops habroptila isolate Jane chromosome 4, bStrHab1.2.pri, whole genome shotgun sequence, a single genomic region encodes these proteins:
- the EGLN3 gene encoding egl nine homolog 3: MPLGHIMRLDLERIALEYIVPCLHDIGFCYLDNFLGEVVGDCVLERVKRMHRDGELADGQLAGPSRGVAKRHLRGDQIKWIGGTEEGCEAINFLLTLIDRLVMYCGSRLGKYYVKERSKAMVACYPGNGTGYVRHVDNPNGDGRCITCIYYLNKNWDSKLHGGILRIFPEGKSYVADVEPIFDRLLFFWSDRRNPHEVQPSYATRYAMTVWYFDAEERAEAKKKFRNLTDARKREAPLNED; this comes from the exons ATGCCGTTGGGGCACATCATGAGGCTCGACCTGGAGAGAATCGCCCTGGAGTACATCGTGCCCTGCTTGCACGACATCGGCTTCTGCTACCTGGACAACTTCCTGGGGGAGGTGGTGGGGGACTGTGTGCTGGAGCGGGTGAAGCGGATGCATCGCGACGGGGAGCTTGCCGACGGGCAGCTGGCCGGCCCCAGCCGCGGCGTGGCCAAGCGGCACCTCCGCGGCGACCAGATCAAGTGGATCGGCGGCACGGAGGAGGGTTGCGAGGCCATCAACTTCCTCCTCACGCTGATAGACCGGCTGGTGATGTACTGCGGGAGCCGGCTCGGCAAGTACTACGTGAAGGAGCGATCCAAG GCTATGGTTGCTTGCTATCCTGGAAATGGAACTGGGTATGTTCGTCATGTGGACAATCCAAATGGCGATGGGCGCTGCATCACCTGTATTTATTACCTGAATAAGAACTGGGACTCCAAG ctgcatGGTGGAATTCTCCGGATATTCCCAGAAGGAAAGTCCTATGTAGCAGATGTTGAGCCGATTTTTGACcgattactttttttttggtcagatCGAAGGAACCCACATGAAGTTCAGCCTTCTTATGCAACCAG aTATGCCATGACTGTGTGGTATTTTGATGCCGAAGAAAGAGCAGAAGCCAAAAAGAAGTTCAGGAACTTAACTG ATgcaaggaagagagaagcacCTCTTAACGAAGACTAA